A single region of the Neodiprion pinetum isolate iyNeoPine1 chromosome 5, iyNeoPine1.2, whole genome shotgun sequence genome encodes:
- the LOC124219481 gene encoding uncharacterized protein gives MEEYIRVEVLPDIFTYYEKTDYKLVNFELQPLESDLHGFSSNLLDLNLSILVKKDGILAEEAYSLLVKCIKDDCIRQKLMESWTQFSNETQLYRTICPIFKKLIDFKLFPDCPYAVFKKVTSKENMAPTDGIVIIENLTKEGYKLAQQKILDMGHCVSALEHLGRWHALSLISKELHPEQFNDQILTGFKECTWTEKSGATVRQIIAMCVTRLFNNAKYEENPQTYKAMKILERHTENMREYMETLIARSSKSKLSVVCHGDYCRNNILFKYDENERPASAIAIDYQNLRFGSVALDLSYFIYMNADKEVRENSLTELIKKYHASLVSTMKEVLISETKRNNPNAKSLVLPSLDSILEDFRQFGVFGLIYGISFMPSTMGTEEEMKQLVELITNPKGTEFRNAIYSVGGDAGTNTIIQMFETAVTLDQVIIE, from the exons ATGGAAGAATACATTCGCGTTGAGGTGCTGCCAGACATTTTTACATACTATGAAAAAACTGATTATAAACTTGTCAACTTTGAGCTACAGCCATTGGAATCGGATCTACACGGTTTCTCCTCAAATTTACTTGATTTGAACTTGAGTATCCTGGTGAAAAAAGATGGAATTCTGGCAGAAGAAGCTTACTCCCTGCTCGTAAAATGTATAAAGGACGATTGCATAAGGCAAAAACTAATGGAGAGTTGGACCCAATTCTCCAATGAAACCCAACTTTACCGTACCATCTGTCCAATATTCAAGAAACTGATTGATTTCAAGTTATTCCCAGATTGTCCTTACGCTGTGTTTAAAAAGGTTACGTCGAAAGAGAATATGGCTCCGACAGATGGTATTGTGATCATTGAGAATTTGACGAAAGAAGGGTATAAATTAGCGCagcaaaaaattcttgataTGGGACACTGTGTAAGCGCATTGGAACACCTGGGCAG ATGGCACGCACTGTCTTTAATTAGTAAAGAACTGCATCCGGAACAGTTTAATGACCAAATACTGACTGGATTTAAAGAATGTACCTGGACTGAAAAATCAGGTGCCACAGTTCGTCAAATTATTGCCATGTGTGTAACGCGACTATTCAACAATGcgaaatatgaagaaaatcCGCAAACCTACAAAGCAATGAAAATACTGGAAAGACATACAGAAAATATGAGAGAGTACATGGAAACACTTATAGCGAGAAGTAGCAAATCCAAATTGAGTGTCGTATGCCACGGTGATTACTGCCGAAATAATATTCTCTTCAAATacgatgaaaatgaaagacCAGCGAGCGCAATTGCAATTGACTATCAGAATCTACGTTTTGGATCAGTAGCTCTCGACttgtcatattttatttacatgaaTGCGGATAAAGAAGTACGTGAAAATTCTTTGACGGAACTGATAAAGAAGTATCATGCGTCTTTAGTATCAACGATGAAAGAAGTTTTGATATcggaaacaaaaagaaacaatcCCAATGCGAAGTCTTTGGTACTACCATCGCTGGATTCAATTTTAGAAGACTTTCGCCAATTCGGTGTCTTTGGCTTGATTTATGGAATTTCTTTTATGCCAAGCACAATGGGTActgaagaagaaatgaaacaattaGTCGAATTAATTACGAACCCAAAAGGCACTGAATTTCGTAATGCGATTTATTCTGTCGGAGGTGACGCCGGCACAAACACGATAATTCAAATGTTCGAAACAGCTGTTACACTGGATCAAGTTATTATAGAATGA
- the LOC124219479 gene encoding X-ray repair cross-complementing protein 6 isoform X2: MFEIDPEHEKSYFSQCLEAYKNILAEKLSWNKTDWMGIILMGTNKWDQDPEIKHVFTWLTFKEVSIDQMTKIDEALLNVDKFHDDVGSSTEYPLYDALWYATRCFNAVKITMPFRHIVLLTRSDNPYANDHMEKHRIRLKADDCSNLNIRLSVVGLGTEWNPSHFFDELEVHSGKFDKAEDYERTLLTDLEEEIKHASRITAKLQWTLGNGVKLGVSVSTITAKTKFPKQIRLSKVNNEPLDAYSYYRKAEAGYSEDEEDTDENEESIGEKVVLSENVYNYQQFGGRSIRFSLQESSKLSNSREPGITLLGFKPISKLDFSHHLEAPNFVTYNESQLQGSKALFAALLQKCDTKHVMAICVVTLRSRSPSYLYALIPSVTLTGFYAYKLPFAENVRDFSSVLSQYYYNDTDNKCPINNETVDLCYNFIKKTSIKYDPVMFKNPKLHTELAHIESLAMDKDSCKIPFDTTIPDKEAASRRLGQFRDLFKNEVDSHGETKNTNKRTLNFEELVQAKQVKSCTVAELKDYLKSVGENPVGRKNDLVDQVYSLFT; encoded by the exons ATGTTCGAAATTGATCCGGAACAtgaaaaatcgtatttttcgCAGTGTCTCGAG gcatacaaaaatatattggCAGAAAAATTGTCATGGAACAAAACCGATTGGATGGGTATTATATTGATGGGTACAAATAAGTGGGACCAGGATCCAGAAATCAAACATGTTTTCACCTGGCTAACTTTCAAGGAAGTTTCTATAGATCAAATGACAAAGATCGATGAAGCTT TATTAAATGTAGATAAGTTTCACGATGATGTAGGCTCCTCAACAGAATATCCACTTTATGATGCATTGTGGTATGCTACCCGATGTTTTAATGCAGTCAAAATTACAATGCCATTCCGGCATATCGTACTGCTTACACGTTCCGATAATCCGTATGCCAATGATCACATGGAAAAGCATCGTATCAGATTAAAAGCGGATGATTGTTCTAATCTGAATATACGCCTCTCAGTCGTTGGATTGGGAACGGAATGGAATccgtcacatttttttgacgAATTAGAAGTACACTCTGGGAAATTTGACAAAGCTGAAGATTATGAAAGAACATTATTGACTGATTTGGAAGAGGAAATTAAACACGCATCCAGAATTACTGCTAAACTTCAGTGGACTCTTGGAAATGGTGTCAAATTAGGAGTATCTGTCAGCACTATCACGGC gaaaacaaaatttcccAAGCAAATACGATTGAGTAAAGTTAATAATGAGCCATTGGATGCATATTCCTATTACAGAAAAGCTGAGGCAGGTTATTCAGAG GACGAGGAAGATACAGACGAAAATGAAGAGTCTATCGGAGAGAAAGTAGTTCTTTCTGAAAATGTCTACAATTACCAACAGTTTGGTGGACGATCTATCAGATTTTCACTGCAAGAATCGTCGAAACTGAGTAATTCACGTGAACCAGGGATCACTTTGCTTGGTTTTAAACCGATAAGTAAATTGGATTTTTCGCATCATTTAGAAGCACCAAACTTTGTCACCTACAATGAATCGCAACTTCAAG GTAGCAAAGCTTTGTTTGCTGCATTGCTGCAAAAGTGCGATACCAAACATGTAATGGCTATTTGTGTGGTAACATTACGTAGTCGATCACCGTCTTACTTGTATGCGTTGATACCGTCTGTCACATTGACCGGCTTTTATGCGTACAAATTACCATTCGCAG AGAATGTACGAGATTTTTCTTCAGTACTGTCCCAGTATTACTATAATGACACAGACAATAAATGTCCAATAAACAATGAAACGGTGGATCTTTGTTATAACTTTATCAAAAAAACATCCATAAAATACGATCCTGTTATGTTTAAAAATCCTAAGTTGCACACAGAATTGGCTCACATTGAATCATTGGCAATGGACAAAGATTCCTGCAAGATCCCGTTCGATACCACGA TACCTGACAAAGAAGCTGCTAGTCGTAGGTTGGGTCAATTTAGAGatctttttaaaaatgaagtgGACAGCCATGGCGAAACGAAGAATACAAATAAGAGAACATTAAATTTCGAAGAGCTTGTACAAGCTAAACAA GTGAAGAGTTGTACAGTAGCGGAACTGAAAGACTACCTGAAGAGCGTTGGTGAAAATCCAGTTGGTAGAAAGAACGACTTAGTAGATCAGGTGTACAGTTTATTCACTTAA
- the LOC124219482 gene encoding uncharacterized protein: MEEYIRVEVVPEILKYYNKTDSKVDKYELRSLQGELNSFNSCLYGLNLSISGNEDYSFLLKTIVDDLERQKLSESRIRFTNEAHIYNVVVPIFKKLMFQKNVKFVPDVPYALIKDVRSKEKLDPLDGIIVVENLVKQGYKVAPGKTLGMEHCVVAVEQLGRWHALSLAMKELNSEQFHQEVLSGFEESTWSRKSGVQVRETITICLKRLFKYANYPKNSKTYEAMKTLERENEDLLQYVEKLIMSSRKSKLSVLCHGEYAQSNLLYKYGKNETPISVIPVDYQLTRFASPAFDLSHFFYLNTSREIQEKYFLDLMKKYHASLVSTMSEILTYNKSPKDISAVLPSLDSILEDYHQYGAYGLIYALFFVPWMMGTEEEFVNINKAGQSGNRMSAEFSNAVWAIGGEAGTNAVLEIFDTAVALHKVNI, from the exons ATGGAGGAATACATTCGCGTTGAAGTTGTGCCAGAAATATTGAAGTACTACAACAAAACCGATAGCAAAGTTGATAAATACGAGCTGCGATCTCTGCAAGGAGAGTTAAATAGTTTCAACTCATGTTTGTATGGTTTGAATTTAAGTATTTCAGGAAATGAAGATTATTCTTTCTTACTCAAAACTATAGTAGACGACTTGGAAAGACAAAAGTTATCAGAGAGTCGCATACGATTCACCAACGAAGCTCACATTTACAATGTCGTAGTGCCAATATTCAAAAAActaatgtttcaaaaaaatgtcaagttCGTACCAGACGTTCCTTACGCTCTGATCAAAGACGTGAGATCAAAAGAGAAACTGGACCCCCTAGATGGTATCATCGTCGtagaaaatttggtaaaacaAGGATACAAAGTGGCGCCGGGGAAAACTCTTGGTATGGAACATTGTGTCGTTGCAGTGGAACAATTGGGAAG ATGGCACGCGTTGTCTTTAGCCATGAAAGAGCTAAATTCAGAACAATTTCATCAAGAAGTATTATCTGGATTTGAAGAATCTACCTGGAGCAGGAAATCCGGTGTCCAAGTTCGTGAAACGATAACCATTTGTTTGAAAAGACTTTTCAAGTATGcaaattatccaaaaaattcaaagacttACGAAGCAATGAAGACACTGGAGAGGGAGAACGAGGATCTTTTACAATACGTGGAGAAGCTCATTATGAGTAGCAGAAAGTCAAAATTGAGCGTTTTATGCCACGGTGAATACGCTCAAAGTAATCTGCTCTACAAGTAcggtaaaaatgaaacacCGATAAGCGTAATTCCAGTCGATTACCAGCTGACTCGTTTCGCATCACCAGCTTTCGACTTGTCACACTTCTTTTATCTGAATACCAGTCGcgaaatacaagaaaaatatttcctcgacctaatgaaaaaatatcacgcATCTTTGGTATCGACGATGAGCGAAATTCTGACATACAATAAATCGCCCAAGGATATATCTGCCGTACTTCCATCGCTGGACTCTATTTTAGAAGACTATCACCAGTACGGTGCCTACGGTTTGATTTATGCACTATTTTTTGTCCCATGGATGATGGGTACCGAAGAAGAATTTGTCAACATAAATAAGGCTGGTCAATCGGGCAACAGAATGAGCGCAGAATTTTCAAACGCTGTATGGGCTATTGGAGGTGAAGCTGGGACAAATGcggtgcttgaaatttttgacacaGCTGTAGCGTTGCACAAAGTAAACATATAA
- the LOC124219479 gene encoding X-ray repair cross-complementing protein 6 isoform X1 yields MYSVINIGCETNLFNRYRYNNKLHIDNLPESEESKINYCSRDGVIFIIDATKEMFEIDPEHEKSYFSQCLEAYKNILAEKLSWNKTDWMGIILMGTNKWDQDPEIKHVFTWLTFKEVSIDQMTKIDEALLNVDKFHDDVGSSTEYPLYDALWYATRCFNAVKITMPFRHIVLLTRSDNPYANDHMEKHRIRLKADDCSNLNIRLSVVGLGTEWNPSHFFDELEVHSGKFDKAEDYERTLLTDLEEEIKHASRITAKLQWTLGNGVKLGVSVSTITAKTKFPKQIRLSKVNNEPLDAYSYYRKAEAGYSEDEEDTDENEESIGEKVVLSENVYNYQQFGGRSIRFSLQESSKLSNSREPGITLLGFKPISKLDFSHHLEAPNFVTYNESQLQGSKALFAALLQKCDTKHVMAICVVTLRSRSPSYLYALIPSVTLTGFYAYKLPFAENVRDFSSVLSQYYYNDTDNKCPINNETVDLCYNFIKKTSIKYDPVMFKNPKLHTELAHIESLAMDKDSCKIPFDTTIPDKEAASRRLGQFRDLFKNEVDSHGETKNTNKRTLNFEELVQAKQVKSCTVAELKDYLKSVGENPVGRKNDLVDQVYSLFT; encoded by the exons ATGTATTCGGTAATCAATATAGGATGTGAAACTAACCTGTTTAACCGCTACAGATACAACAACAAA TTGCACATCGACAATCTGCCGGAATCCGAAgaatcgaaaataaattattgttctCGAGACGGGGTTATATTCATCATCGACGCTACGAAAGAGATGTTCGAAATTGATCCGGAACAtgaaaaatcgtatttttcgCAGTGTCTCGAG gcatacaaaaatatattggCAGAAAAATTGTCATGGAACAAAACCGATTGGATGGGTATTATATTGATGGGTACAAATAAGTGGGACCAGGATCCAGAAATCAAACATGTTTTCACCTGGCTAACTTTCAAGGAAGTTTCTATAGATCAAATGACAAAGATCGATGAAGCTT TATTAAATGTAGATAAGTTTCACGATGATGTAGGCTCCTCAACAGAATATCCACTTTATGATGCATTGTGGTATGCTACCCGATGTTTTAATGCAGTCAAAATTACAATGCCATTCCGGCATATCGTACTGCTTACACGTTCCGATAATCCGTATGCCAATGATCACATGGAAAAGCATCGTATCAGATTAAAAGCGGATGATTGTTCTAATCTGAATATACGCCTCTCAGTCGTTGGATTGGGAACGGAATGGAATccgtcacatttttttgacgAATTAGAAGTACACTCTGGGAAATTTGACAAAGCTGAAGATTATGAAAGAACATTATTGACTGATTTGGAAGAGGAAATTAAACACGCATCCAGAATTACTGCTAAACTTCAGTGGACTCTTGGAAATGGTGTCAAATTAGGAGTATCTGTCAGCACTATCACGGC gaaaacaaaatttcccAAGCAAATACGATTGAGTAAAGTTAATAATGAGCCATTGGATGCATATTCCTATTACAGAAAAGCTGAGGCAGGTTATTCAGAG GACGAGGAAGATACAGACGAAAATGAAGAGTCTATCGGAGAGAAAGTAGTTCTTTCTGAAAATGTCTACAATTACCAACAGTTTGGTGGACGATCTATCAGATTTTCACTGCAAGAATCGTCGAAACTGAGTAATTCACGTGAACCAGGGATCACTTTGCTTGGTTTTAAACCGATAAGTAAATTGGATTTTTCGCATCATTTAGAAGCACCAAACTTTGTCACCTACAATGAATCGCAACTTCAAG GTAGCAAAGCTTTGTTTGCTGCATTGCTGCAAAAGTGCGATACCAAACATGTAATGGCTATTTGTGTGGTAACATTACGTAGTCGATCACCGTCTTACTTGTATGCGTTGATACCGTCTGTCACATTGACCGGCTTTTATGCGTACAAATTACCATTCGCAG AGAATGTACGAGATTTTTCTTCAGTACTGTCCCAGTATTACTATAATGACACAGACAATAAATGTCCAATAAACAATGAAACGGTGGATCTTTGTTATAACTTTATCAAAAAAACATCCATAAAATACGATCCTGTTATGTTTAAAAATCCTAAGTTGCACACAGAATTGGCTCACATTGAATCATTGGCAATGGACAAAGATTCCTGCAAGATCCCGTTCGATACCACGA TACCTGACAAAGAAGCTGCTAGTCGTAGGTTGGGTCAATTTAGAGatctttttaaaaatgaagtgGACAGCCATGGCGAAACGAAGAATACAAATAAGAGAACATTAAATTTCGAAGAGCTTGTACAAGCTAAACAA GTGAAGAGTTGTACAGTAGCGGAACTGAAAGACTACCTGAAGAGCGTTGGTGAAAATCCAGTTGGTAGAAAGAACGACTTAGTAGATCAGGTGTACAGTTTATTCACTTAA